The following proteins are encoded in a genomic region of Natrinema sp. DC36:
- a CDS encoding GNAT family N-acetyltransferase — translation METAPTIRRYRPEDGEQVRELHETAMRDAGAYVDTVSDTDLERVFETYVDGDGEFLVGDLDGSVVAMGGFRPVGETDYIAEIVPDLMDGAVELTRMRVDPDYQRRGYGRRIYEELERRARSQGATRIVLDTMAKQTAARRLYEAQGFEEVHRERIEAFDDPFELLVYRKPLVDDG, via the coding sequence ATGGAGACCGCTCCGACGATCCGTCGATATCGGCCGGAAGACGGCGAGCAGGTCCGTGAGCTGCACGAAACGGCCATGCGAGACGCGGGGGCCTACGTCGACACCGTTTCGGATACCGATCTCGAGCGAGTTTTCGAGACGTACGTCGACGGTGATGGGGAGTTCCTCGTCGGCGACTTAGACGGAAGCGTCGTCGCGATGGGCGGATTTCGTCCGGTCGGAGAAACGGACTACATCGCGGAGATCGTTCCCGACCTGATGGACGGCGCAGTCGAACTCACTCGAATGCGCGTCGACCCCGACTATCAGCGACGAGGATACGGCCGCCGGATCTACGAGGAACTCGAGCGGCGCGCTCGGTCGCAGGGTGCCACACGGATCGTACTCGACACGATGGCGAAACAAACCGCAGCGCGCCGGCTCTACGAGGCGCAGGGCTTCGAAGAAGTCCACCGCGAACGGATCGAGGCGTTCGACGACCCCTTCGAACTCCTCGTCTATCGGAAACCCCTGGTCGACGACGGCTGA
- a CDS encoding GvpL/GvpF family gas vesicle protein: MNNRYVYGVVESDTVEFETDAVAGADRVYTISHRRLGAVVSDTDTTDPEETDEDAQIHDDVLREIMAYDGGTTVVPMQFGMAFESDRALKNVLRGARPAFRRAMNDIEGKIELGLKLVREEDADVDREEIEAAVADHLEPIAAQSVENDLFSDRLVLNRSYLVDEDEREAFDDAVADFEDDHDELMVQYTGPFAPYSFVDVKIGAKQ, encoded by the coding sequence ATGAATAACCGGTACGTCTACGGCGTCGTTGAGTCGGATACCGTCGAATTCGAAACTGACGCGGTCGCCGGTGCTGACCGCGTCTACACGATCTCACACCGGCGACTCGGTGCCGTCGTCTCGGATACCGACACGACCGATCCCGAGGAGACGGACGAGGACGCACAGATCCACGACGACGTCCTCCGGGAGATCATGGCGTACGACGGCGGAACGACCGTCGTGCCCATGCAGTTCGGGATGGCATTCGAGAGCGATCGAGCGCTGAAGAACGTCCTTCGCGGGGCGCGACCGGCCTTCCGACGCGCGATGAACGACATCGAAGGCAAGATCGAACTCGGTCTCAAACTCGTCCGCGAGGAAGACGCCGACGTCGATCGCGAGGAGATCGAGGCGGCGGTCGCCGACCACCTCGAGCCCATCGCCGCACAGTCCGTCGAGAACGACCTGTTCAGCGACCGACTCGTGCTGAACCGATCGTATCTCGTCGACGAGGACGAACGCGAGGCGTTCGACGACGCGGTCGCCGACTTCGAGGACGACCACGACGAGCTCATGGTCCAGTACACGGGGCCGTTCGCACCGTACAGCTTCGTCGACGTGAAAATCGGAGCCAAACAGTAA
- a CDS encoding AsnC family transcriptional regulator: MNDDPLDNLDRRILHLLQVDAREASDTDIAEETDVTGTTIHNRIKQLKEKGIITGYNPELDYEQAGYPMQVLFICSTDLSRRSEMAENTLEVRGVVNVREMLSGEENLHVEVVAESTSEIEESTNQLDDLGLRIVSSNILAEEHIQPWNHFHQEFAGEDADAPEEIGSSEE, from the coding sequence ATGAACGATGACCCACTCGACAACCTCGACCGCCGCATTCTACACCTGTTGCAGGTGGACGCCCGCGAGGCCTCCGACACGGACATTGCGGAGGAAACGGACGTAACTGGAACAACCATCCACAACCGAATCAAGCAACTGAAGGAGAAGGGAATCATCACCGGCTACAATCCGGAACTTGACTACGAACAGGCGGGGTATCCGATGCAAGTGTTGTTCATCTGCTCGACGGACCTCTCCCGCCGGTCGGAGATGGCGGAGAATACCTTAGAAGTTCGGGGTGTCGTCAACGTCCGGGAGATGCTGTCCGGCGAGGAGAACCTCCACGTCGAGGTCGTCGCCGAATCGACCTCCGAGATCGAGGAGAGTACCAACCAGTTAGACGACCTCGGCCTGCGAATCGTGAGTAGCAACATTCTGGCAGAAGAACACATCCAACCGTGGAATCACTTCCATCAGGAGTTCGCCGGAGAGGATGCCGATGCGCCCGAGGAAATCGGTTCGTCCGAGGAGTAG
- a CDS encoding helix-turn-helix domain-containing protein, whose translation MESDPSVGVRIFACLVAAVFLGGAVTGAVAGAASGGSVTGAVAGAASGGSVVTASTDSLETTDDGTTNSTENTSEELESTTESLETNTENTTDDTENTTDGLENTTTDPADAIENTTTETTETVTDTVSNTTETVNNTTTIANETVTNTTATVNETVSEATGAINETVGETAETTNGTVAGIGGRLEQAIGGAAAPVDPPSTSEAATNAILVGMLGAISASGVAAGGAGGAGASGAAGGASTATASWLRHLRETDRLRRAAADLWKALPIFRYSRYDDSDPLEHDCRAAIYETVRKQPGAYLSEVSDRTEVPLSTVRHHVRILEDEGLVTARKVNGKRRYFLEGDDAELLAALAEPAKREVLETIAEFGRAPNGRLADALERDPSTVSHHLAALEDDGLVVREKDGRSMVNELPPRVEAALADERAAETDSRAIPADD comes from the coding sequence ATGGAGTCGGATCCGTCGGTCGGGGTCCGCATCTTCGCGTGTCTCGTCGCCGCCGTGTTCCTCGGCGGCGCGGTCACGGGTGCCGTCGCCGGAGCGGCGAGCGGCGGCTCGGTCACGGGTGCCGTCGCCGGAGCGGCGAGCGGCGGCTCGGTCGTGACGGCGTCGACGGACTCGCTCGAAACGACCGACGACGGAACGACGAATTCGACCGAGAACACCAGCGAGGAGCTCGAGAGTACGACTGAGAGCCTCGAAACTAACACCGAAAACACGACTGACGACACGGAGAACACGACCGACGGCCTCGAGAATACGACAACCGACCCGGCTGACGCCATAGAAAACACGACCACAGAGACGACGGAGACGGTCACCGACACCGTCTCGAACACGACGGAAACCGTCAATAACACGACGACGATTGCCAACGAGACGGTCACCAACACGACGGCAACCGTCAATGAGACCGTCAGCGAGGCGACGGGGGCCATCAACGAGACCGTCGGCGAAACGGCTGAGACTACCAATGGCACTGTAGCCGGAATCGGCGGACGGCTCGAGCAAGCGATCGGCGGTGCCGCCGCTCCCGTCGATCCGCCGAGCACGAGCGAAGCGGCCACGAACGCGATCCTCGTCGGGATGCTGGGTGCGATCTCCGCATCCGGTGTCGCAGCGGGCGGAGCCGGCGGAGCCGGCGCATCGGGGGCCGCCGGGGGCGCGAGCACGGCGACCGCCAGCTGGCTCCGTCATCTCCGAGAGACGGACCGGCTCCGACGAGCAGCTGCGGACCTCTGGAAGGCCCTACCGATCTTCCGGTACAGCCGCTACGACGATTCGGACCCGCTCGAGCACGACTGCCGTGCGGCAATCTACGAGACGGTTCGGAAGCAACCCGGCGCGTACCTCTCGGAGGTCAGCGACCGGACCGAGGTGCCCCTCTCGACGGTTCGCCATCACGTCCGAATCCTCGAGGATGAGGGGCTGGTGACCGCACGCAAGGTCAACGGCAAGCGCCGCTACTTCCTCGAGGGCGACGACGCCGAACTCCTGGCCGCCCTCGCGGAACCCGCGAAGCGGGAGGTGCTCGAGACGATCGCCGAGTTCGGGCGCGCGCCCAACGGCCGGCTGGCAGACGCGCTCGAGCGCGACCCGAGCACGGTGTCCCATCACCTCGCCGCGCTCGAGGACGACGGACTCGTCGTGCGCGAGAAAGACGGTCGCTCGATGGTCAACGAACTACCGCCGCGGGTCGAAGCGGCGCTGGCCGACGAGCGGGCCGCCGAAACCGACTCGCGAGCGATTCCGGCCGACGACTGA
- the gvpA gene encoding gas vesicle structural protein GvpA, whose product MSQRTPDSSSLAEVLDRVLDKGVVIDVWARISVVGIELLTIEARVVVASVDTFLHYAEEIAKIEQATAEGDLEDLEEVEVEPRPESTPKSAE is encoded by the coding sequence ATGTCCCAACGAACACCCGATTCATCGAGTCTGGCAGAAGTACTCGACCGCGTCCTCGACAAGGGCGTCGTCATCGACGTCTGGGCTCGCATCTCCGTTGTCGGGATCGAGTTACTGACGATCGAAGCCCGCGTCGTGGTCGCCTCGGTCGACACCTTCCTGCACTATGCGGAGGAGATCGCAAAAATTGAGCAAGCCACGGCGGAGGGCGATCTCGAAGACCTCGAGGAGGTCGAGGTCGAGCCCCGCCCCGAATCGACGCCGAAATCGGCGGAGTAA
- a CDS encoding YbhB/YbcL family Raf kinase inhibitor-like protein translates to MGDFTLESPAFDDGDRIPEEYGYTKDNVNPPLEIDGVPDGAEALALVVDDPDAREPAGKVWDHWVVWNVSPETGMLPEDWQSDEVTVGTNDWGERDYGGPNPPDGEHTYRFILFALDTTLDLGPDAGADDPESAMDGHVLDRALLEGTYRPNE, encoded by the coding sequence ATGGGAGATTTCACGCTCGAGAGTCCCGCATTCGACGACGGCGACCGAATCCCCGAGGAGTACGGCTATACGAAGGACAACGTCAACCCGCCGCTCGAGATCGATGGCGTTCCGGACGGCGCCGAGGCGCTCGCGCTGGTTGTGGACGACCCCGATGCGAGGGAACCCGCCGGCAAGGTGTGGGACCACTGGGTGGTCTGGAATGTCTCGCCGGAGACGGGGATGCTTCCGGAAGACTGGCAGTCGGACGAGGTGACCGTCGGAACGAACGATTGGGGAGAACGCGACTACGGCGGCCCGAATCCGCCGGACGGAGAACACACCTACCGATTCATACTGTTCGCGCTGGATACGACGCTCGATCTCGGGCCCGACGCCGGCGCGGACGACCCCGAGTCGGCAATGGATGGCCACGTCCTCGATCGAGCGCTACTCGAGGGTACATACCGCCCTAACGAGTGA
- a CDS encoding HalOD1 output domain-containing protein — translation MTESHNDEIVHRELDTDREEPAVAVAEVIADLEGKQADELTPTYNCIDGMISELYSNPPSPEAQITVEFTYSGYRITVEQSGAAEFVQVT, via the coding sequence ATGACAGAAAGCCACAACGACGAAATCGTTCACCGGGAATTGGACACTGACAGAGAGGAGCCGGCTGTGGCGGTAGCGGAAGTTATCGCTGACCTTGAGGGAAAGCAAGCAGACGAATTGACACCGACCTACAACTGCATCGACGGGATGATATCGGAGTTGTATTCGAATCCGCCGTCGCCAGAGGCACAGATAACGGTCGAATTCACGTACAGCGGCTATCGCATTACCGTCGAGCAGAGCGGCGCCGCGGAGTTCGTCCAAGTCACGTAA
- the gvpO gene encoding gas vesicle protein GvpO, halophile-type encodes MAEADTQSREQCKALTTDGERCSRPAQDDGFCFQHDESDQTVSDSQTAQEEEQADQTDDTAESGDVEQPNSRGTTDMTAEEKTNPEEVDEDADVEQEEIAGILPIRNTVQSTAGQLIGHEFDGVSEISPTDDGWRAVVEVVERRAVPDTQDIIGRYEIELDSDATVHGYRRLDRYRRGDTTEFE; translated from the coding sequence ATGGCCGAAGCCGACACGCAATCACGGGAGCAGTGCAAGGCCCTCACCACGGACGGCGAGCGCTGCTCACGGCCGGCGCAGGACGACGGCTTCTGCTTCCAACACGACGAGAGTGATCAAACAGTGAGCGACAGTCAGACAGCCCAAGAGGAAGAACAGGCCGACCAAACGGACGACACGGCCGAGAGCGGCGACGTCGAGCAGCCCAACTCTCGCGGGACGACCGACATGACCGCGGAGGAGAAGACCAATCCCGAGGAGGTCGACGAGGATGCCGACGTCGAACAGGAGGAGATCGCGGGCATCCTCCCGATCCGAAACACCGTGCAGTCGACCGCCGGGCAACTCATCGGCCACGAGTTCGACGGCGTCAGCGAGATTTCGCCGACCGACGACGGCTGGCGCGCGGTCGTCGAGGTCGTCGAGCGCCGAGCCGTCCCGGACACCCAGGATATCATCGGCCGCTACGAGATCGAACTCGACAGCGACGCCACCGTTCACGGCTACCGACGCCTCGACCGCTACCGCCGCGGCGATACCACCGAGTTCGAGTAA
- the gvpF gene encoding gas vesicle protein GvpF, with the protein MFILDDLLFRPLVGIVDALHTIALDEMYDVEGLEAELKENQLLYELGERSETEYQRRKEELEAELETAREVHEQLSSGRVEVKK; encoded by the coding sequence ATGTTCATCCTCGACGACCTCCTGTTCCGGCCGCTCGTCGGCATCGTCGACGCGCTCCACACGATCGCGCTCGACGAGATGTACGACGTGGAGGGTCTCGAGGCCGAACTCAAAGAGAACCAGCTCCTGTACGAACTCGGCGAACGCTCCGAAACGGAGTATCAGCGCCGCAAAGAAGAACTCGAGGCGGAGCTCGAGACCGCCCGCGAGGTTCACGAGCAGCTCTCGAGCGGCCGCGTGGAGGTGAAAAAATGA
- the nucS gene encoding endonuclease NucS: MTDSEYGHRTETLQGPTPAAARDVIARGIDSDAIVTVYGRCTVDYDGRATSYLEAGDRHVMLKPDGAALVHTDEGQQPVNWQPPGCDHDASCEDGALVLESLRSTPDERLRVRFQEVLQVSAFSGSDENELALVGTEEDLRQRILEEPGLLETGFTPLATERETPAGAVDIYGEDSAGRAVVVELKRRRVGPDAVSQLRRYVDALERDLHADAAVRGVLVAPSVTDRAQRLLTDHGLEFVSLEPPAE, from the coding sequence GTGACGGACTCCGAGTACGGCCACCGAACGGAAACCCTCCAGGGGCCGACACCGGCAGCGGCCCGCGACGTGATCGCCCGCGGAATCGATAGCGACGCCATCGTCACCGTCTACGGTCGCTGTACCGTCGATTACGACGGCCGGGCAACGAGTTACCTCGAGGCGGGCGATCGCCACGTCATGCTCAAACCCGACGGGGCGGCGCTGGTCCACACCGACGAGGGCCAGCAGCCGGTCAACTGGCAGCCGCCGGGCTGTGACCACGACGCGTCCTGCGAGGACGGCGCGCTCGTCCTCGAGAGTCTGCGGTCGACGCCGGACGAACGGCTGCGTGTCAGATTCCAGGAGGTCCTGCAGGTATCCGCGTTCTCGGGCTCGGACGAGAACGAACTCGCACTCGTCGGGACCGAGGAGGACCTCCGCCAGCGAATTCTCGAGGAGCCCGGCCTACTCGAGACGGGGTTCACGCCGCTGGCAACCGAGCGCGAGACGCCGGCCGGTGCGGTCGACATCTACGGCGAGGACTCAGCTGGGCGGGCGGTCGTGGTCGAACTGAAGCGCCGCCGCGTCGGCCCCGATGCGGTGAGCCAGCTTCGGCGCTACGTGGACGCCCTCGAGCGCGATTTACACGCCGATGCGGCCGTTCGCGGGGTGCTGGTCGCTCCCTCCGTGACCGACCGCGCCCAGCGGCTCCTGACGGATCACGGCCTCGAGTTCGTCTCGCTCGAGCCGCCGGCCGAGTGA
- a CDS encoding CHY zinc finger protein, which translates to MQSIGGHTVHGVDVGPETRCAHYDTDRDVIAFEFACCERYYPCFCCHEETTDHEAVPWPRARFDEPSVLCGCCGSELTVPGYLATDYSCPACDAPFNPGCAKHASLYFETADSDLE; encoded by the coding sequence GTGCAATCGATCGGAGGCCACACCGTCCACGGCGTCGACGTCGGTCCGGAAACTCGGTGTGCCCACTACGACACAGACCGCGACGTGATCGCGTTCGAATTCGCCTGCTGCGAGCGCTACTATCCCTGTTTTTGCTGCCACGAGGAAACGACGGACCACGAGGCCGTGCCGTGGCCTCGAGCCCGATTCGACGAGCCGTCCGTGCTGTGTGGCTGCTGCGGGAGCGAACTCACCGTCCCCGGCTATCTCGCGACCGACTACAGCTGTCCGGCCTGCGACGCTCCCTTTAATCCCGGCTGTGCAAAGCACGCGTCACTGTACTTCGAGACGGCGGATTCGGATCTCGAGTGA
- the gvpN gene encoding gas vesicle protein GvpN, translated as MADDTSRKRTVRGRKITASREQKDGRRAKKELARTASNAGERNGDSPLSDPETVVPDPFVETDAVRSLRDRIDGWLEADQPVHLIGPTGCGKTALALSAAAERGRPVVWLNGDEAVDTAALVGSHAGGERYEENDQFVSGVSKKTEIVRERWVDNPLSVAVREGATLVYNEFSRSDPAAHNVLLSVFEEGVLERPGKHGDDRTIDVHPEFRAILTSNDVEYAGVHEQQDALLDRFVGVHIDYYDDETEREIVAAHVDLSDDEIATIVDTTRALRDELEIVVGTRAAITAAKGLTVFDGHAETDEDGEFDDETLADVFTDVLAPKLVGENDAGIDDLRSRITETI; from the coding sequence ATGGCCGACGACACTTCGCGCAAGCGTACGGTCCGTGGCAGGAAGATCACGGCCAGCCGCGAGCAGAAGGACGGTCGCAGAGCGAAGAAAGAGCTCGCGCGAACGGCATCGAACGCAGGTGAACGAAACGGCGACAGTCCCCTCTCCGATCCCGAGACGGTCGTCCCCGACCCGTTCGTCGAGACCGACGCGGTCAGATCGCTGCGCGATCGGATCGACGGCTGGCTCGAGGCGGACCAGCCGGTTCACCTGATCGGACCGACGGGCTGTGGCAAGACGGCGCTCGCGCTGTCGGCCGCGGCAGAGCGCGGCCGGCCGGTCGTCTGGCTCAACGGCGACGAAGCGGTCGACACCGCTGCACTCGTCGGCTCCCACGCCGGCGGCGAGCGCTACGAGGAGAACGATCAGTTCGTCAGCGGCGTCAGCAAGAAGACGGAGATCGTTCGCGAACGCTGGGTGGACAACCCGCTGTCCGTCGCGGTGCGAGAGGGCGCGACGCTCGTCTACAACGAGTTCTCGCGCAGCGACCCCGCCGCTCACAACGTCCTGCTCTCGGTCTTCGAGGAGGGCGTCCTCGAGCGGCCGGGCAAACACGGCGACGATCGAACGATCGACGTCCACCCCGAGTTCCGGGCGATCCTCACGTCCAACGACGTGGAGTACGCCGGCGTCCACGAACAGCAGGACGCGCTTCTCGATCGGTTCGTCGGCGTCCACATCGACTACTACGACGACGAGACCGAGCGAGAGATCGTCGCCGCCCACGTCGACCTCTCCGACGACGAGATCGCGACGATCGTCGACACGACGCGGGCGCTTCGCGACGAACTCGAGATCGTCGTCGGCACGCGCGCGGCGATCACGGCAGCGAAGGGGTTGACCGTCTTCGACGGCCACGCCGAGACCGACGAGGACGGCGAGTTCGACGACGAGACGCTGGCGGACGTCTTCACGGACGTCCTCGCGCCCAAGCTGGTCGGCGAGAACGACGCCGGCATCGACGACCTGCGATCGCGGATCACCGAGACGATCTGA
- a CDS encoding ArsR family transcriptional regulator, which translates to MAEQTQSGMNEMFDLLRHPYRRYVLYHLTRESETVDFDTLASSLANWDAGQPEESRTSSATIEVQLRHMHLPKLADAGLITFAQERQSIELDGINRGGQFIDQAAHIDGYAPPVAGE; encoded by the coding sequence ATGGCAGAACAAACTCAATCAGGAATGAACGAGATGTTTGACCTGTTGCGGCATCCGTACCGGCGCTACGTCTTGTATCACCTGACCCGAGAGTCCGAAACCGTGGACTTCGACACGCTAGCGTCTTCACTCGCCAACTGGGACGCTGGCCAACCTGAGGAGAGTCGGACCAGTAGTGCTACCATTGAGGTACAACTTCGTCATATGCACCTTCCGAAACTCGCCGATGCTGGCCTCATCACGTTCGCCCAGGAGAGGCAATCGATTGAACTCGACGGCATAAATAGGGGCGGCCAGTTCATCGACCAAGCGGCACATATCGACGGCTATGCACCGCCCGTCGCGGGCGAGTGA
- the mutS gene encoding DNA mismatch repair protein MutS → MDPALGPPEEMAEIRDELTPMMRQYHDLCARYDDAIVLFQVGDFYETFCGAAERTARLLEIALTSREDNTGEYPMSGIPIDNAESYIEELLEAGYRVAVADQVEEPGETSGVVERAVTRVITPGTLTEDELLASDDNNFVAAVARGDAAAGEDRELALALLDVSTGDFLATSSTSRESIVDEVSRFDPAEAVVGPDAPADLVPDDCMVTPYDVSAFDRQRAGEKLSAYFRNPDALLASDAEIRACGAVLAYAEYVRGGTHVGERGEADDETEDDSGAADGIESDDAHLEYLTHLTRYDPREYLLLDAVALRSLELFEPRAVHGRDEATLVGVLDDTASALGGRKLRDWLRRPLLEPDRIEARLDAVEELTSAVQTRERLHDRLRSVYDLERLIGRISRERANARDLRSLRDTLAVVPDVREELADADCERLERLHEALDPLADVRELVEDAIVSDPPIEITEGDIIAEGYDDDLDDLRGTARDGKRWIDDLEERERERTGIDSLKVGYNSVHGYYIEVTNPNLESVPDDYQRRQTLKNSERFVTPELKEREDQIVGAEERADEREYELFCEVRREIADEVERVQNLAEALATLDALVSLSSAAAQYDYCRPAILERDGSQTLEIEGGRHPVVERTQESFVPNDARFARDRRLAVITGPNMSGKSTYMRQVAQIVLLAQVGSFVPASAARITPVDRIFTRVGASDDIAGGRSTFMVEMDELATILQEADEHSLVLLDEVGRGTSTADGMAIAQAITEHLHDAVGATTLFATHHHPLTELADDLEAAFTLHFEVEQVDGEVVFHHEIAPGAATGSYGVEVATAAGVPDSVVDRARGLVADEADDALETESDDRPTARDSNEDAVPEATRIAESAATTDGGDVPTDVAAELRALDLAHLTPVEALTELDRLKRLLEE, encoded by the coding sequence ATGGATCCGGCGCTTGGCCCTCCCGAGGAGATGGCCGAGATACGCGACGAGCTGACGCCGATGATGCGCCAGTATCACGATCTCTGCGCGCGCTACGACGACGCGATCGTCCTCTTTCAGGTCGGGGACTTCTACGAGACGTTCTGCGGCGCGGCCGAACGGACGGCGCGCCTCCTCGAGATCGCGCTGACCAGCCGGGAGGACAACACCGGCGAGTACCCGATGTCTGGTATTCCGATCGACAACGCCGAGTCGTACATCGAGGAGTTGCTGGAGGCCGGCTATCGGGTCGCGGTGGCCGATCAGGTCGAGGAACCCGGCGAGACGTCGGGCGTCGTCGAACGCGCAGTGACGCGCGTTATCACGCCCGGGACGCTCACCGAGGACGAACTGCTCGCCAGTGACGACAACAACTTCGTGGCCGCGGTGGCTCGCGGCGACGCAGCCGCCGGCGAAGACCGCGAACTCGCGCTGGCGTTACTCGACGTCTCGACGGGTGACTTCCTCGCCACGAGTTCCACCTCGAGGGAGTCGATCGTCGACGAGGTGAGTCGGTTCGATCCCGCGGAGGCCGTCGTCGGCCCGGACGCGCCCGCCGATCTCGTTCCCGACGATTGTATGGTCACGCCGTACGACGTGAGCGCGTTCGACCGCCAGCGGGCGGGCGAAAAACTCTCCGCGTACTTCCGCAATCCCGATGCGCTGCTCGCGAGCGACGCCGAGATTCGGGCCTGCGGCGCAGTACTCGCCTACGCGGAGTACGTCCGCGGCGGTACACACGTCGGCGAACGCGGTGAAGCGGACGACGAGACCGAGGACGATTCTGGAGCTGCGGACGGTATCGAGAGTGACGACGCACACCTCGAGTACCTCACTCACCTCACGCGGTACGATCCGCGGGAGTACCTGCTGCTCGACGCCGTCGCCCTGCGAAGTCTCGAGCTGTTCGAACCCCGCGCCGTTCACGGGCGGGACGAGGCGACGCTGGTCGGCGTGCTCGACGACACCGCTAGCGCGCTCGGCGGCCGAAAGCTCAGGGACTGGCTCCGGCGGCCGCTGCTCGAGCCCGACCGGATCGAGGCGCGGCTGGACGCCGTGGAGGAACTCACGAGCGCGGTTCAGACGCGCGAGCGGCTGCACGACCGGCTGCGGTCGGTCTACGATCTCGAGCGGCTGATCGGACGGATCTCCCGCGAGCGAGCGAATGCGCGGGACCTGCGCTCGCTGCGGGATACCCTCGCCGTCGTTCCCGACGTTCGCGAGGAGCTCGCCGACGCGGACTGCGAGCGACTAGAACGGCTCCACGAGGCCCTCGATCCGCTGGCCGATGTCCGCGAGCTGGTCGAGGACGCGATCGTCTCGGACCCACCGATCGAGATCACCGAGGGCGACATCATCGCGGAGGGGTACGACGACGATCTGGACGACCTGCGCGGGACCGCCCGCGACGGCAAACGGTGGATCGACGACCTCGAGGAGCGCGAACGGGAGCGGACCGGGATCGACTCGCTGAAAGTCGGCTACAACTCGGTCCACGGCTACTACATCGAGGTGACGAACCCGAACCTCGAGTCGGTGCCCGACGACTACCAGCGCCGCCAGACCCTCAAGAACTCCGAGCGCTTCGTCACGCCGGAGCTCAAGGAGCGCGAGGATCAGATCGTCGGCGCTGAGGAGCGGGCGGACGAACGCGAGTACGAACTGTTCTGCGAGGTCCGCCGGGAAATCGCCGACGAGGTCGAACGCGTCCAGAACCTCGCCGAGGCGCTCGCGACGCTGGACGCGCTCGTCTCACTCTCGAGCGCCGCGGCCCAGTACGACTACTGCCGGCCGGCGATCCTCGAGCGCGACGGGAGTCAGACCCTCGAGATCGAGGGGGGTCGCCATCCCGTCGTCGAGCGGACGCAGGAGTCGTTCGTCCCGAACGACGCCCGATTCGCGCGCGATCGGCGGCTGGCAGTGATCACGGGGCCGAACATGTCCGGCAAGTCGACCTACATGCGGCAGGTCGCCCAGATCGTCCTGCTGGCGCAGGTCGGAAGCTTCGTGCCCGCCAGCGCGGCCCGAATCACGCCGGTCGATCGGATTTTCACCCGCGTCGGAGCCAGCGACGACATCGCGGGCGGCCGCTCGACGTTTATGGTCGAGATGGACGAACTCGCGACGATCCTGCAGGAGGCCGACGAACACTCGCTCGTCCTCCTGGACGAAGTCGGACGGGGGACCTCGACGGCCGACGGGATGGCCATCGCCCAGGCGATCACCGAACACCTCCACGACGCGGTCGGCGCGACGACGCTCTTCGCGACGCACCACCACCCGCTGACCGAACTCGCGGACGACCTCGAGGCCGCGTTCACGCTGCACTTCGAGGTCGAGCAGGTCGACGGCGAGGTCGTCTTCCACCACGAAATCGCGCCCGGCGCGGCGACGGGCTCGTACGGCGTCGAGGTCGCGACCGCGGCCGGCGTCCCCGACTCCGTCGTCGACCGCGCGCGGGGCCTGGTCGCGGACGAAGCGGACGATGCCCTCGAGACGGAGAGTGACGACAGGCCGACCGCTCGTGATTCGAACGAGGATGCGGTGCCCGAAGCAACCAGAATTGCAGAATCGGCAGCTACCACGGACGGAGGAGACGTGCCGACCGACGTGGCCGCAGAACTCCGCGCGCTCGATCTCGCCCACCTCACCCCCGTCGAGGCGCTGACGGAACTCGACCGGCTGAAACGGCTTCTCGAGGAGTGA